A single genomic interval of Flavobacterium sp. N2820 harbors:
- a CDS encoding DUF4295 domain-containing protein yields the protein MAKKTVATLQTASKRLTKAIKMVKSPKTGAYTFVESVMAPELVDEFLKKK from the coding sequence ATGGCAAAGAAAACCGTAGCAACTTTACAAACAGCTTCAAAAAGATTAACCAAAGCTATCAAAATGGTTAAATCTCCAAAAACTGGCGCTTACACATTCGTTGAATCTGTGATGGCTCCTGAATTAGTTGATGAATTCTTGAAAAAGAAATAA
- the rpmG gene encoding 50S ribosomal protein L33 produces the protein MAKKGNRIQVILECTEHKTSGVPGTSRYITTKNKKNTPDRLEIKKFNPILKRVTVHKEIK, from the coding sequence ATGGCAAAGAAAGGTAATAGAATCCAAGTTATTTTAGAATGTACAGAGCACAAAACTTCAGGAGTTCCTGGAACATCTCGTTACATTACTACAAAAAATAAAAAAAATACTCCTGATAGATTAGAGATTAAAAAATTTAATCCAATCTTAAAAAGAGTAACTGTACATAAAGAAATTAAATAA
- the rpmB gene encoding 50S ribosomal protein L28: MSRVCELTGKRAMVGNNVSHAMNKTKRKFSVNLVKKRFYIPEEDRWVTLKISTAALKTINKNGIAAVLKNAKANGFVKSV, encoded by the coding sequence ATGTCAAGAGTTTGTGAACTTACAGGTAAAAGAGCAATGGTAGGGAACAATGTTTCTCACGCTATGAATAAAACAAAGAGAAAATTCTCTGTTAATTTAGTAAAAAAACGTTTTTACATTCCTGAAGAAGATAGATGGGTAACGTTGAAAATTTCAACGGCTGCATTAAAAACTATTAATAAAAATGGAATTGCTGCTGTATTGAAAAATGCAAAAGCTAACGGATTTGTAAAATCTGTATAA
- a CDS encoding CinA family nicotinamide mononucleotide deamidase-related protein, which yields MKATIVTIGDEILIGQIVDTNSSYIAKALDKIGIATHEMLSISDDKEHILNTFQKLQNKVEVVIITGGLGPTKDDITKKIFCDYFEDTLIENEAVLLHVKEIIEGFYKRPITQINREQALVPTKAKVLFNKAGTAPGMWMEKEDTVFISLPGVPYEMKYLIDNEVIPNLVQKYERPYIVHQTIMTYGRGESMIAEQIEEWEDNLPDFIKLAYLPSPGKVRLRLTARGNSKEILQNEIEKQVQLLDLLIHDIIVGYNEDEPIEFVLGKILTEKKLTLATAESCTGGKIAATLSAVSGASNYFKGSVVSYASQTKIDVLGVSKETIDKYSVVSAEVAKEMVLGIQKLTQADYAIATTGNAGPAKGDSNAELGTVFIAIASPNDVFIEEFNFGQPREKVIDRAVGKALELIYKEILKK from the coding sequence ATGAAAGCCACAATTGTTACTATTGGCGACGAAATCCTTATTGGTCAAATTGTTGATACAAATTCGTCTTACATTGCCAAAGCTTTAGATAAAATTGGAATTGCCACCCATGAAATGTTATCAATATCTGACGATAAAGAGCATATTTTAAACACATTTCAAAAACTACAAAATAAGGTTGAGGTTGTTATTATTACGGGTGGATTAGGACCAACAAAAGACGATATTACTAAAAAAATCTTTTGCGATTATTTTGAGGATACTTTAATTGAAAATGAGGCTGTTTTGCTACATGTTAAAGAAATTATCGAAGGTTTTTACAAACGTCCAATTACACAGATTAATAGAGAACAAGCTTTAGTTCCTACAAAAGCAAAAGTGCTTTTTAATAAAGCAGGAACCGCTCCTGGAATGTGGATGGAGAAAGAAGATACCGTTTTTATTTCGTTGCCAGGCGTTCCCTATGAAATGAAGTATTTGATAGATAACGAGGTAATTCCTAATTTAGTTCAAAAATATGAACGCCCATATATTGTACATCAAACTATTATGACGTATGGTCGTGGTGAAAGCATGATTGCGGAGCAAATTGAAGAATGGGAAGATAATTTGCCAGATTTTATCAAATTAGCCTATTTGCCAAGTCCAGGAAAAGTAAGATTACGATTAACAGCTCGTGGAAATAGCAAAGAAATTCTTCAAAATGAAATAGAAAAACAAGTCCAATTACTTGATTTATTGATTCACGATATTATTGTAGGTTATAATGAAGATGAACCTATTGAATTTGTTTTAGGTAAAATATTAACCGAAAAAAAATTAACATTAGCCACCGCAGAAAGTTGCACAGGCGGAAAAATAGCTGCAACTTTGTCTGCAGTTTCAGGAGCATCTAATTATTTTAAGGGAAGTGTAGTAAGTTATGCTTCGCAAACGAAAATAGATGTTTTAGGTGTCTCTAAGGAAACAATAGATAAATACAGTGTAGTTAGTGCTGAAGTGGCAAAAGAAATGGTGCTGGGTATTCAAAAACTAACACAAGCTGATTATGCTATTGCCACCACTGGAAATGCGGGTCCAGCAAAGGGTGATTCGAATGCAGAATTGGGTACAGTTTTTATTGCAATTGCTTCACCAAATGATGTGTTTATTGAAGAGTTTAACTTTGGTCAACCCCGCGAAAAGGTAATAGATAGGGCGGTTGGTAAAGCATTGGAACTCATTTATAAAGAAATTTTAAAAAAATAA
- a CDS encoding Hpt domain-containing protein encodes MALQYNLAKVYEISENDTEFALQIVTLFLEEVPAEMKSIKTAIEEKDYTRTYAACHKIKPTLDLLGMDMAYEENLQIMTWSKAEGKRKEIKEVFKSLKDRIDLAIKEIKKDFKL; translated from the coding sequence ATGGCTTTACAGTATAATCTTGCAAAAGTGTATGAAATTTCTGAAAATGATACCGAGTTTGCCTTGCAAATTGTAACTTTGTTTTTAGAAGAAGTACCTGCTGAAATGAAGTCAATAAAAACTGCAATTGAAGAAAAAGATTATACTAGAACTTATGCTGCTTGTCATAAAATTAAGCCTACACTAGATTTATTAGGAATGGATATGGCATACGAAGAAAATCTTCAAATAATGACTTGGTCAAAAGCGGAAGGAAAGCGAAAGGAAATTAAAGAAGTTTTTAAATCATTAAAAGACAGAATCGACTTAGCTATAAAAGAAATCAAAAAAGATTTTAAACTATAA
- a CDS encoding fumarylacetoacetate hydrolase family protein gives MKIICIGRNYVDHISELNNEKPTEPVIFMKPDTAVLPKKTPFVIPAFSDDVHHEVEILVKICKVGKYISPKFAHKYYEEIGLGIDFTARDVQSKLKEKGLPWEKAKSFDHSAVIGAFLSKKDFSSVENINFELKSNGHSVQVGNTNLMLWKIDELVAYVSQYFTLKKGDIIFTGTPKGVAKVVEGDVLEGFIEDKSMFKIQIK, from the coding sequence ATGAAAATAATCTGTATCGGTCGCAATTATGTGGACCATATTTCGGAATTAAACAATGAAAAACCTACAGAACCTGTAATTTTCATGAAACCTGATACAGCGGTTTTGCCAAAGAAAACACCGTTTGTAATACCGGCTTTTAGTGATGATGTGCATCATGAAGTCGAAATTTTAGTAAAAATTTGCAAAGTTGGAAAATATATCAGTCCAAAATTCGCACATAAATATTATGAAGAAATTGGATTAGGAATTGATTTTACAGCAAGAGATGTTCAAAGTAAGTTAAAAGAAAAGGGTTTGCCTTGGGAGAAAGCGAAATCATTTGACCATTCAGCGGTTATTGGTGCCTTTTTGTCGAAAAAAGATTTTTCTTCTGTAGAAAATATTAACTTTGAGTTAAAATCAAACGGTCATTCCGTTCAAGTGGGTAACACAAATTTAATGTTGTGGAAAATAGATGAGTTAGTCGCTTATGTTTCTCAATATTTTACATTAAAAAAAGGAGATATTATTTTTACAGGAACTCCCAAAGGTGTTGCCAAAGTTGTTGAAGGTGATGTTTTAGAGGGTTTTATTGAAGATAAATCAATGTTTAAAATTCAAATCAAATAG
- a CDS encoding 3'-5' exonuclease, with amino-acid sequence MELKLTRPICFFDLETTGIDVARDRIVEISIFKVYPNGNKESKTWLVNPTIPIPPQTTAVHGITDEKVANEPTFKELATQVHNMIKDSDLAGFNSDRFDIPLLAEELLRAEVDFDMKNRVSVDVQTIFHKMEERTLSAAYKFYCGQSLENAHSAEADTMATYEILKSQLDRYENLENDMKSLSEFTTRKKSVDFAGFIALNNEGKEIFTFGKHKGALVDDVFDKEPGYFGWIQNADFPLYTKKVLTAIKLRKLNTKS; translated from the coding sequence ATGGAATTAAAATTAACACGCCCTATCTGCTTTTTTGACCTTGAAACTACTGGAATTGATGTGGCAAGAGACCGAATTGTAGAAATCTCAATATTTAAAGTATATCCAAACGGAAATAAAGAAAGTAAAACTTGGTTGGTAAATCCGACGATTCCAATTCCGCCACAAACTACGGCTGTGCATGGAATTACCGATGAAAAAGTAGCCAATGAGCCAACATTCAAAGAGTTAGCAACGCAAGTTCATAACATGATTAAAGATTCTGATTTGGCTGGATTTAATTCGGATCGATTTGATATTCCGCTTTTAGCCGAAGAATTATTGCGTGCTGAAGTTGATTTTGATATGAAAAACCGAGTTTCTGTCGATGTACAAACGATTTTCCATAAGATGGAAGAACGAACTTTAAGTGCAGCATACAAATTCTATTGCGGACAAAGTTTAGAAAACGCACACAGTGCCGAAGCGGATACGATGGCAACTTACGAAATCTTAAAATCACAATTGGATCGCTATGAGAATTTAGAAAATGATATGAAATCATTATCTGAATTTACAACACGAAAAAAATCAGTTGACTTTGCAGGATTCATTGCTTTGAATAATGAAGGTAAGGAAATTTTTACTTTCGGAAAACACAAAGGAGCTTTGGTAGATGATGTTTTTGATAAAGAACCAGGTTATTTCGGTTGGATTCAAAACGCTGATTTTCCGTTATATACCAAAAAAGTTTTGACGGCTATTAAATTGAGAAAGTTAAACACTAAAAGCTAG
- a CDS encoding dihydrolipoamide acetyltransferase family protein codes for MAKFELKLPKMGESVAEATVTNWLKKVGDKIEMDEAVLEIATDKVDSEVPSEVAGTLVEILFNTDDVVQVGQTIAIIETEGGAVASTPEVKADAPVAVSEVAKGVEVAKETVAPADFSASEKFFSPLVKNIAKEEGISLAELEAIAGSGKDGRVNKEDLLNYIKNRGSQPAVVATPAVAPKATPAPVAQAVPVSVNGGDEIVEMDRMRKLISGYMVASVQTSAHVQSFIEVDVTNIVKWRDKVKAAFEKREGEKLTFTPIMMEAVAKALKDFPGMNISVDGDFIIKRKNINLGMAAALPNGNLIVPVIKNADQLNLVGMAKAVNDLGNRAKAGKLKPDDTQGGTYTVTNVGTFGSVFGTPIINQPQVGILALGAIRKVPAVIETPEGDFIGIRQKMFLSHSYDHRVVDGALGGSFVKRVADYLEAFDVNRDF; via the coding sequence ATGGCAAAGTTTGAATTGAAATTACCTAAAATGGGTGAAAGTGTTGCAGAAGCAACCGTAACCAACTGGTTAAAAAAAGTTGGAGATAAAATTGAAATGGACGAAGCAGTACTTGAAATTGCTACTGATAAAGTAGATAGCGAAGTGCCTTCAGAAGTTGCAGGAACACTTGTTGAAATTTTATTTAATACCGATGATGTAGTTCAAGTAGGACAAACGATCGCTATTATCGAAACTGAAGGCGGTGCTGTTGCATCAACTCCAGAAGTTAAAGCAGACGCTCCAGTCGCAGTTTCAGAAGTAGCAAAAGGGGTTGAAGTAGCAAAAGAAACTGTAGCACCAGCTGATTTTTCAGCGTCAGAAAAATTCTTTTCGCCATTAGTAAAAAATATTGCAAAAGAAGAAGGAATATCTTTAGCTGAATTAGAGGCAATTGCTGGTTCTGGTAAAGATGGCCGTGTAAACAAAGAAGATTTATTAAATTACATTAAAAATAGAGGAAGTCAGCCTGCAGTTGTTGCAACTCCAGCGGTGGCTCCAAAAGCAACTCCAGCTCCAGTAGCTCAAGCCGTTCCGGTTTCTGTAAATGGTGGTGACGAGATTGTGGAAATGGACAGAATGCGTAAGTTGATTTCGGGTTACATGGTAGCTTCGGTACAAACTTCGGCTCACGTTCAATCATTCATTGAAGTAGATGTTACGAACATCGTAAAATGGAGAGATAAAGTGAAAGCTGCTTTCGAAAAGAGAGAAGGTGAGAAGTTAACTTTTACACCAATTATGATGGAAGCGGTTGCAAAAGCATTGAAAGATTTTCCAGGAATGAATATTTCTGTTGATGGTGATTTTATCATCAAACGTAAAAATATCAATTTAGGAATGGCAGCTGCTTTGCCAAACGGAAACTTAATTGTTCCTGTAATTAAAAACGCAGACCAATTGAATTTAGTGGGTATGGCAAAAGCGGTAAACGATTTAGGAAACCGTGCAAAAGCAGGAAAATTAAAACCAGACGATACACAAGGCGGAACTTATACAGTTACGAATGTAGGAACTTTTGGTTCTGTTTTTGGAACGCCAATTATCAATCAACCACAAGTAGGTATTTTAGCTTTAGGTGCGATTAGAAAAGTACCTGCGGTTATTGAAACTCCTGAAGGTGATTTCATTGGAATCCGTCAAAAAATGTTTTTATCGCACTCTTATGATCATAGAGTTGTTGATGGAGCGTTAGGAGGAAGTTTCGTTAAGCGTGTAGCAGATTACTTAGAAGCTTTTGATGTGAATAGAGATTTTTAA
- a CDS encoding glycosyltransferase family 2 protein, with translation MQLSVIILNYNVRYFLEQCVFSVQKALEGIDGEIIVIDNASSDDSCEIMKTKFPHIKLIENEANLGFPKGNNIGVAQAKGEYICILNPDTVVAEDTFSKILNTKNWQLNTGIIGCKLIDGAGNFLPESKRGVPTPWVAFTKIFGLYKISNFFGKYYAQHLSEKETGKVDILVGAFMVMKRELYLEVGGFDENCFMYSDDIDLSYLVLKTGKSNYYFHETSVIHYKGESTVRDGTYMKRFREAMQFFYNKHFKRSWFFDVMMQVGSFVFSLLKKSQQKNEVRIIDEYVVFSRKNRELNLSKKTNYLSDFNQFENQSYKNIEIIFDTTTFSFDEIITFMQLNKRKNLSFKNYILSSNYLIGSNNSNDRGQIILL, from the coding sequence ATGCAACTATCCGTAATCATTCTCAACTATAATGTGCGCTATTTTTTAGAGCAATGTGTTTTTAGTGTTCAAAAAGCATTGGAAGGCATTGATGGTGAAATTATTGTCATTGATAATGCTTCGTCTGATGATAGCTGCGAGATTATGAAAACCAAATTTCCGCACATCAAACTCATTGAAAACGAAGCAAATTTAGGTTTTCCAAAAGGAAATAACATCGGAGTTGCTCAAGCTAAAGGGGAATACATTTGCATCTTAAATCCTGATACCGTTGTTGCAGAAGATACTTTTTCAAAAATACTGAACACTAAAAACTGGCAACTGAACACTGGAATTATCGGTTGTAAATTAATCGACGGTGCAGGAAATTTCCTTCCCGAAAGCAAACGTGGTGTTCCAACGCCTTGGGTGGCTTTTACAAAGATTTTTGGATTGTATAAAATTTCCAATTTTTTCGGAAAATATTACGCCCAACATTTATCCGAAAAAGAAACTGGTAAAGTTGATATTTTAGTCGGAGCTTTTATGGTAATGAAACGTGAATTATATCTGGAAGTAGGTGGTTTTGATGAAAATTGCTTTATGTATTCCGACGATATCGATTTGAGTTATTTGGTGTTGAAAACTGGAAAATCGAATTATTACTTTCACGAAACTTCTGTGATTCATTATAAAGGAGAAAGTACCGTTAGAGATGGAACTTATATGAAACGTTTCCGTGAAGCAATGCAATTTTTCTACAACAAACATTTTAAAAGATCATGGTTTTTTGATGTCATGATGCAAGTAGGAAGTTTTGTTTTTAGTCTTTTGAAGAAGAGTCAGCAAAAAAATGAAGTTCGAATTATTGATGAATATGTCGTTTTTTCAAGAAAAAATAGAGAACTTAATCTATCAAAAAAAACAAATTATTTATCTGATTTTAATCAATTTGAGAACCAATCGTATAAAAACATTGAAATAATATTTGATACCACTACTTTTAGTTTTGATGAAATTATTACTTTTATGCAGTTAAATAAGCGTAAAAATCTAAGTTTCAAAAATTATATTTTGAGTTCGAATTATCTAATTGGAAGCAATAATTCGAACGATAGAGGACAAATAATTTTGTTGTAA
- a CDS encoding type II toxin-antitoxin system RelE/ParE family toxin: MEYKVVWVPLAVETYMEEIDFIYLKWNQKEVDAFVMLVDKNLKRLSINPLIGQIHKNVYKIVISKQTSLFYKIIEKDKKVELVYFWNNKKDSQ, from the coding sequence ATGGAATATAAGGTTGTTTGGGTTCCTTTAGCTGTTGAAACTTATATGGAAGAAATTGATTTTATTTATTTAAAATGGAATCAAAAAGAAGTTGATGCTTTTGTCATGTTAGTTGATAAAAATTTAAAAAGATTATCGATTAATCCTTTAATTGGTCAAATTCATAAAAATGTTTACAAAATAGTTATATCCAAACAAACATCATTATTTTATAAGATTATTGAGAAAGATAAAAAGGTTGAATTAGTGTATTTTTGGAACAACAAAAAAGATTCTCAATAA
- a CDS encoding ABC-F family ATP-binding cassette domain-containing protein produces the protein MNYLSVENISKSYGERILFKDVSFGINKDQKIAFIAKNGSGKTTIMNMINGLDEPDTGQVVIRKEINMAFLSQNNNLQDELTIEENIFASDNEILKVIERYEKALENPNDEEAYQRAFDDMDRHNAWDFETQFKQILYKLKLEDLKMKVKNMSGGQKKRLSLAIILISKPDLLILDEPTNHLDLEMIEWLEDYFAKENITLFMVTHDRFFLERVCNEIIELDNGKIYQYKGNYSYYLEKKEERLASENASIDKAQNLFVKELAWMRRQPKARTTKSKSRQDDFYVIKEKAESRRKENVVELEINMERMGSKIIEMVKLNKSFPDRKILDDFTYSFQRGERIGIIGKNGTGKSTFLNILTQTIQPDSGKVIIGDTIKIGYYTQSGINPKPGQKVIDIIKEYGEYIPLTKGKIISASQLLERFLFDAKKQYDFVEKLSGGELKRLYLCTVLIQNPNFLILDEPTNDLDIVTLNVLESFLLDFPGCLLVVSHDRYFMDKIVDHLFVFRGEGQIEDFPGNYSDFRSYEDSAEPKTLSNVSTEKVSWKEKNTASAGLNFNEQKEFNKLEREIKDLEYNKKQIEQEFADGKVSDDKIEAKANELQKIIQSLEEKEERWFELSSKME, from the coding sequence ATGAATTACTTATCAGTCGAAAATATCTCCAAATCTTATGGCGAACGTATTCTTTTTAAAGACGTTTCGTTTGGCATTAACAAAGATCAAAAAATAGCTTTTATCGCTAAAAACGGTTCGGGAAAAACCACCATTATGAACATGATTAATGGCTTAGATGAACCCGACACTGGACAAGTGGTGATTCGAAAAGAGATTAACATGGCCTTTTTGTCGCAAAATAATAATTTGCAAGACGAATTAACTATTGAGGAAAATATTTTTGCTTCGGATAATGAAATTTTGAAAGTAATTGAACGCTACGAGAAAGCCTTAGAAAATCCGAATGATGAGGAAGCATATCAACGTGCTTTTGATGATATGGACAGACACAATGCTTGGGATTTTGAAACGCAATTCAAGCAAATTTTGTACAAACTGAAGTTGGAAGACTTGAAAATGAAAGTCAAAAACATGTCGGGTGGACAAAAAAAGCGTTTGTCCTTAGCAATTATTTTGATTAGTAAACCCGATTTATTGATTTTAGACGAGCCAACCAATCACCTTGATTTAGAGATGATTGAATGGTTAGAAGATTATTTTGCAAAAGAAAATATCACGTTATTTATGGTAACGCACGACCGTTTCTTTTTGGAACGTGTTTGTAATGAAATCATTGAATTAGATAACGGAAAAATATACCAATACAAAGGCAATTATTCGTATTATCTAGAGAAAAAAGAAGAACGTTTGGCTTCTGAAAATGCGAGTATCGATAAAGCGCAAAACTTATTCGTAAAAGAATTGGCTTGGATGCGTCGTCAACCAAAAGCTAGAACTACCAAATCAAAATCGCGTCAAGATGATTTTTACGTCATTAAAGAAAAAGCCGAAAGCCGAAGAAAAGAGAATGTAGTAGAGCTCGAAATCAACATGGAACGCATGGGAAGCAAGATTATCGAAATGGTAAAACTAAATAAAAGTTTTCCAGATAGAAAAATTTTGGACGATTTTACCTATTCGTTTCAACGAGGCGAACGCATTGGAATTATTGGTAAAAACGGAACAGGAAAATCGACTTTTTTAAATATTTTAACCCAAACGATTCAACCTGACTCTGGTAAAGTAATTATTGGTGATACGATTAAAATTGGCTATTACACACAAAGTGGCATCAACCCAAAACCAGGACAAAAAGTAATTGATATCATCAAAGAATATGGCGAATATATTCCGTTGACTAAAGGTAAAATTATTTCGGCTTCACAATTATTGGAACGCTTTTTATTTGATGCGAAAAAACAATACGATTTTGTAGAAAAATTAAGTGGTGGCGAATTGAAACGTTTGTATTTATGTACGGTTTTAATTCAAAATCCGAATTTCTTGATTCTAGATGAGCCAACAAATGATTTGGATATTGTAACTTTAAATGTTTTAGAAAGTTTCCTTTTAGATTTTCCTGGATGTTTATTAGTGGTGAGTCACGACCGTTATTTTATGGATAAAATTGTGGATCACCTATTTGTTTTTAGAGGCGAAGGTCAAATTGAAGATTTCCCTGGGAATTATTCTGATTTTAGAAGTTATGAAGATTCGGCTGAACCAAAAACACTTTCAAATGTAAGTACGGAAAAAGTAAGTTGGAAAGAAAAAAATACTGCTTCAGCTGGTTTGAATTTCAACGAACAAAAGGAATTCAATAAATTAGAACGCGAAATCAAAGATTTAGAATACAACAAAAAACAAATCGAACAAGAATTCGCCGACGGAAAAGTTTCTGATGATAAGATTGAAGCAAAAGCAAATGAATTGCAAAAAATCATTCAATCGTTAGAAGAAAAAGAAGAACGTTGGTTTGAGTTGAGTTCGAAAATGGAATAA
- a CDS encoding O-methyltransferase: protein MTIIKSYLKFLFHSKNEHGIHSPFVFDLVTKCFYDNTKYSEYKTLKSYRKSLLENKNTIEVTDFGAGSRVFKSNVRAISKIAQTAGITPKNAELLFRIVRYFQPKSVLEIGTSLGLATSALSLANENTKIITLEGCTNTQKQAQVQLQKQNSNFQNIEFVTTEFSNYFKNCPLNTEHCQLIYFDGNHSKKATLEYFEALLPTVSNDSVWIFDDIHWSTDMEDVWKIIKNHPKVSVTIDTFQWGIVFFRTEQEKEHFIINPNKTISSHLFERIRF from the coding sequence GTGACTATAATTAAATCATACCTGAAATTTCTTTTCCATTCCAAAAACGAACATGGAATACATTCGCCATTTGTGTTTGATTTGGTTACGAAATGTTTTTATGACAACACAAAATATTCAGAATACAAAACCTTAAAATCGTACCGAAAATCGCTTTTAGAAAATAAAAATACGATTGAAGTAACCGATTTTGGTGCAGGTTCAAGAGTTTTTAAATCGAACGTTAGAGCAATTTCAAAAATCGCACAAACCGCTGGAATTACTCCAAAAAATGCCGAATTGCTTTTTAGAATCGTTCGTTATTTTCAACCAAAAAGCGTTTTAGAAATTGGTACTTCATTAGGTTTGGCCACTTCAGCACTTTCTTTAGCAAATGAAAATACAAAAATTATCACTTTAGAAGGTTGCACAAATACACAAAAACAAGCGCAAGTTCAATTACAAAAGCAAAATTCAAATTTTCAAAATATTGAATTTGTAACTACTGAATTTTCAAATTATTTTAAAAACTGCCCGCTCAACACTGAACACTGCCAACTGATCTATTTCGACGGCAACCATTCCAAAAAAGCGACTTTAGAGTACTTTGAAGCCTTACTTCCAACGGTTTCAAATGATTCCGTTTGGATTTTTGATGACATTCATTGGTCAACCGACATGGAAGATGTTTGGAAAATCATAAAAAATCATCCAAAGGTTTCGGTCACAATTGACACATTTCAATGGGGAATTGTCTTTTTTAGAACCGAACAAGAAAAGGAACATTTTATCATTAATCCGAATAAAACGATTAGTTCACACTTGTTTGAAAGAATTCGATTTTAG
- a CDS encoding ABC transporter ATP-binding protein: MANPLIKITNIKRDFPLGNEIVYVLKGIDLEINKGEYVALMGPSGSGKSTLMNILGCLDTPTSGTYILNGKHVSEMQDDELAGIRNKEIGFVFQTFNLMPRTTALDNVALPMVYAGHSKSERVERATEVLTQVGLNDRMDHKPNQLSGGQRQRVAVARALVNKPSIILADEPTGNLDSKTSVEIMNLFNEIHANGNTVILVTHEEDIAAYAHRIIRLRDGIIESDTINPNIKK, encoded by the coding sequence ATGGCAAATCCGTTAATCAAAATAACCAATATCAAAAGAGATTTTCCTTTAGGAAACGAAATCGTTTATGTGTTAAAAGGCATCGATTTAGAAATCAATAAAGGCGAATATGTAGCATTGATGGGACCTTCAGGTTCTGGAAAATCAACATTAATGAATATTTTAGGTTGTTTGGATACGCCAACTTCTGGAACTTACATTTTGAACGGAAAACACGTAAGTGAAATGCAAGACGATGAATTGGCAGGAATTCGTAATAAAGAAATTGGGTTCGTTTTTCAAACCTTTAACTTAATGCCAAGAACAACGGCTTTGGATAATGTAGCTTTACCGATGGTTTATGCAGGTCATTCTAAATCAGAACGTGTGGAACGTGCTACCGAAGTACTAACACAAGTTGGCTTAAACGACAGAATGGATCACAAACCTAATCAACTTTCAGGTGGTCAACGTCAGCGTGTAGCAGTGGCGAGAGCTTTGGTAAACAAACCTTCAATCATTTTAGCCGATGAACCAACTGGAAACTTAGACAGTAAAACTTCGGTGGAAATAATGAATTTATTCAACGAAATTCACGCCAACGGAAACACAGTAATCTTAGTAACACATGAAGAAGATATTGCAGCTTACGCACACAGAATCATTCGTTTACGTGATGGAATTATCGAAAGCGATACCATAAATCCAAACATTAAAAAATAA